In Mycolicibacterium gadium, the genomic window CGACGCGGTCGTCGGCGGCGCCTTGGCCTCCGCCGACCGATCGCGGCCACGATCGAACAGCACGAAAGCGCCTGCGGCGACGGCGATCACGAGCACCGCGACGGCCGCGGGCAGCACCCATCGGCGGCCAGACGGGGTCTCGGCCCTGGCATGTCTGGGTTTGGATGCGGCCGCAGCGGAATGCGCGGACATCGTCGGCTCCGAATGGGCGGCCATGGCTGCCGGACCGGAGTGCCACGCCGGGCCGGAACCGGAGATGGTGGCGTCCGTCCGATGAGCGAGCGCACGGGCGAAATCGACACACTTGGCGAACCGGTCCTTCGGCGACTTCGCGAGCGCCTTCTCGAAAGCCGGTCCGAGATTGGACAATTCGGGCCTGCGGGCACCGATCGCGGGTATGTCACCGGTCAGGTGCTGGCTGATGACGACGGCGGGGTTCTCATGCTGAAACGGTGGCGTCCCGGTCAGCAGCTGAAAGGCGGTTGCCGACAGTGCATATTGGTCGGCCCGGCCGTCGATGCCCTCGCCCATGAGCTGCTCCGGAGCGGCGTACGCGACGGTGCCAACGGTCATGTTGGTGGCCGTCAGATTCGTGGTCGCCCCGTCCCCGATCCGTCTGGCGATCCCGAAATCGGCCAGCATGATCCGCTCGTTGTTGGTCCCGTAGTTGGCCAGCAGGATGTTGGCGGGCTTGACGTCGCGGTGCAGCAGCCCGCGGTCATGCGCGTAGTCGAGGGCGTCCGCGACGGCGGTGATGATGCGCACGACGTCGTCGGGAGGCATACCGTCCGGGTAGCTCTCCGACAACAGTCGGTGCGCATCGGTGCCGTCGACGTAGTCCATCGAGATCCACAACTGGCCGTCGACATCGCCGCGGTCATGCACCTCCACGATGTGCTGGTGCCAGAGCGTGGCCGCGATGTCGGCCTCCCGGTTGAACCGCTCCCGGTACTCACTGTCGGCGCAGACGGTTGCCGAGAGCACCTTCAGCGCGTCATAGCGCGGCAGCCGGGGATGCTGGGCCAGGTACACCTCGCCCATGCCGCCGGCGCCGAGTGAGCGCACGATGGTGTACCCGGCGAGCTCCTGTCCCTCCGCGAGCGGCATGGCCGAATAGTAGTTCCCTGCGGAACCGTCAGTGAGGTGTGCCGAGGTAAGGGAACTCCGACAGGGTGTCCGTATGCGGGCTCAACCCGCTGGGCGGGCACTCACCCTTGGTCAGGAAGGCCAGGCGGTAGTCGATGACGTCGTCGGTGAACGTGCGGCCGTTCGGGTACTTTGCAGGTTTCGCCGGATTGAACGTCAACATGTCGGGCAGCGTGCCCTCCCGGTCGATCGCCGCGATGGCCTGCTCGCGCGAGTAGCCGCCGGTATGGCCCATCAGGTGGATGAACTGCTCGATCCAGCGTTCGCGGTCGCGGACCGGTTCGCTGGCGTTGTACTCCAGCTTGGTGTCGTCGGTGTTGAAGAAGCTGCTGACCGAAGGATGGCCGGCCCGGTCGACGTGATTGAGCGTTCCGTTCTCCCGGAGGCTGCAGCGGCCCCAGATACGGATGTCGGGATCGGCCCCGAGGTATTCGGTGGGCAATTCGAGCACGGTGGAGAACACGTTGGCGGTTGTGTTGGAGTCCTGGCCGGTCCACGGCGACTTTCCGCCGAGCTCGGCAAGGTGGGGCGAGGTGAAGTTGCGCGTTCCCGACGTGTCGAACAGGTTCTTGATGCCGTCGAAGTCGAAGAAGAACGCATCGCTGCGCGCACCCGCGAAGAATGTGAATCCACCCGACTGGTGAATGTCGGGGTTCTTGCCGAACGACACCTCCACCGCGTCGAAGATCTTCTCGCCGACGGCTTCTGGTTCCTTTGCGTCGTCACCGTGTGCGAGGTACACGTCGACGCTCTGACGTCCCTCCTGCGGTGGGGAGAAGACGTAGCTGAAGGCGATGTCGTTCTGCAGGTCGCCGTCGTTGTCGACGGCGAGCCGGTAGATGGCCTCGGGGTGCAGTGCGTCGGCATTCGGATTCGCGTTCAGGATCAGCACGGTGCGCGCCGGGTCGGCAGGCGACTGGAACGCGTACAGATCGCACAGATCGAGACGCTGATCACCGAGGGGCGGGCCGAGGCTCAGCCCCGTGAAGTGGTTGGACACAGGAAGATTATCGCGGCTAGATCGGCGTCAGGCCGTGCTTTCGCTGCACCCGCGTGATCTGCTTCTGCCGCAGCAGGCGCAGCGACTTACGCAGTAGCAACCGGGTTTCGTGCGGCTGAATCACCGCGTCGATGTAGCCACGCTCGGCGGCGATCCATGGCGTTGCCATGTTGAGGTTGTAGCCCTCGATGAAATCGGCGCGGATCTTTTGCACCTCGGGGGCAGTGGGATCCGGAAAGCGTTTGACCAACAACTGTGCCGCGCCCTCGGCGCCGATCACCGCGATGCGCGCGGTCGGCCAGGCGAAGTTGAGGTCCGCCGCCAGCTGCTTGGAACCCATCACCGCGTACCCGCCGCCGTAGGCCTTGCGGACGATGACCGTCATCTTCGGCACGTCGGCCTCCACGAGCGCGTTGAAGAACCGGCCGCCGCGCTTGATGATGCCGCCCTTCTCCTGTTCCACACCGGGCAGCGCGCCAGGGGTGTCGACCACGAAAACCAAAGGGGTGTTGTAGGAATCGCAGAACCGAATGAACGCCGTCGCCTTGTCCGAGGCTTCGGTGTCGATCGAGCCCGAAAGGTACATGGGCTGGTTGGCGATGACGCCGACCGGGCGACCGTCCACCCGCGCGAAGGCCGTGATCATCGCCTGCCCGCGTTGCGCGCCGACCTCGAACACGTCGCCGTCGTCGAAGATCCGCAGCAGGATCTCCATCATGTCGTAGGCCTGGTTGTCCGCGTCCGGCACGATCGAATCGAGCTCGTAGTCGTGCGGGGTGAGGTCGGGTTCCATACCCGGGTTGACGATCGGCGGATCGTCAAAAGTGTTGGAGGGCAAGAAACTCAGGTAATCGCGGACGTACTGGAACGCCGCCTCCTCCGACTCCACCACCTGGTGGATGTTGCCGTAGCGCGCCTGATTGTCGGCGCCGCCGAGTTCGTCGAGTGTGACGTCCTCGCCGGTGACGTCCTTGATCACGTCGGGACCGGTGATGAACATGTAGCCCTGATCGCGCACCGCCACCACGAGGTCGGTCTGGATCGGCGAGTACACCGCGCCGCCCGCGCACGCACCGAAGATCAGCGAGATCTCGGGCACCAGGCCGCGCAGCATCTCGTGCCTACGACCGAGCTCGGCGTACCACGCCAGCGACGTCACCGCGTCCTGGATGCGCGCACCCGCGGAGTCGTTGATGCCGATGATCGGGCAGCCGACCATCGCCACCCACTCCATCAGCTTGGCGACTTTGCGGCCGAACATCTCACCGACCGAACCCTGGAACACCGTCTGGTCGTGGCTGAACACACCCACCGGCCTGCCGTTGATGGTGGCGTGGCCGGTGACGACGCCGTCGCCGTACAGCGCATCGGGGTCCCCGGGTGTCTTGCACAGTGCGCCGATCTCGAGGAAGCTGCCCGGATCCACCAGCGAGTGGATGCGGGCGCGGGCGCTCGGGATGCCCTTGCGCTCACGCTTGGCGATGGCCTTCTCTCCACCGGGTTCCTTCGCCAACTCCAGCTTCTCGTGAAGATCGGCCAGCAGCTCCGCGGTGGTCTTGTTGGTCACTCGCCTACTTCTCCTGAGACTCGATTCGGTTCAGCGCCTCGCTCATGTGTGCGCCGACCTTGGCAATGTACGGCTCGTCGATGGCCTGGATGTGCTCGCCCCCGATGGGCACCACCTCCAGCTCCGACACGAACTCGCCCCAGCCGCCGTCCGGTTTGCGGGTCGCGTACGCGGGCTCGAAGTAGATCGCGTCGTCGTGGTAGCGGTCGGCCATGTACAGCGTCACGTGGCCGTCGTAGGGCTGGATCTCGGCGAGGTCGATGGCCCGCTGGTCCAGGTACGACGTGCGCTGGTGCTCGATGATGCCGCCGGGGATCTGCACCCCGCTCTGGCTCACGACGTCCAGCACGAACCTCACTTGACCCTCGTCGTCGAGCGCCTCGAGCTCCTCGTACGGGATCTCGGGCACCTCGACGTTGAAGGTGCGCTCGGCGAACCGTGCGTAGCGGTCCCAGCGCTTGCGGGTCTCCTCTTTGGTCTGCAGGATCGGTTCCCCGGGCCGCACCGCGTCGATGAGGCCGACGAAGCGCACGTCGGCGCCCGCCTTCTTCAGCCCGATCGCGCACGCGTAGGCCAGCACACCGCCCAGCGACCAGCCGGCCAGCACGAACGGCCGGTCGCCGTTGATCTCCATCAGCTTGGGCACATACTCGCTGGCGCGCTCCTCGATCGAGCCCTCCACGCGCTCGATGCCGTACATCGGGGTGGTCGCGGGCAGCCGCTTCAGCAGCGGTTCGTACACCACGGTCGATCCGCCGGCGGCGTGGAACACGAACACCGGGATGTCGTTGGACCCCTCCTGCGGCGCGCGCAAGGTCCGCACGAAGCCATCGACCTTGCCGCCCTCCAGGTAATCCCTGATGGTGGTGGACAGCTCTTCGATGGTCTTGGCGCCACGCACGTGGTCGGCGGTGACGGTGCCCTCGTCGACGCGCTCGGTGAGGCGTTCGGCGATCTTGGCCGCGGTGTCGTCGTCGATGGTCGGCAGCTCGTTGAAAATGCCGCCCGGGGACTTACCGGTCACGATCGCCCACGTCGCGAACGTCACTCGCTCGGCGGCGTCGCGCGGCGGCACGTCCGAGCCGAGCGCCTCGGTCACCGCCTCTTGGGTCAGCACTTTGGACGCGGCGGCGACCGTCGACTGCGATGGTCCGGACGCGGACGGGCCGCGAGGGTCGGTCGGCGGCGGCGGGATGGCCGGTGCCACCTGCGATTCCACGGCATCCGTGGCGATGGCCTCCGCGGCCGTGACCTCCGTGGCTTCGGCGTCGGCGGCTTCGGTGGCGATGGGATGCCCGGCCTCGGCCAGCTTGGCCTCCAGTTCGGCGACCGTCGTCGCGCCACCCATCAGCTCCGCCTGCGCGGCGGCGATCTCCTCGGCGGTCTGTCCCTTCTGCGACTCGGCGAGCTGGTCGACCTCGTCGCGATGCTCGATCGCGTACTGGATCAGCTTCTCCACCGCGTACAGGTTGGCGTCACGCACCGCGGTCAACTGGATCGGCGGCAGGTCGAAGTCGTACTCGACGCGGTTCTTGATCCGCACGGCCATCAACGAGTCCAGGCCGAGCTCGATCAGCGGCACCTCCCACGGAAGGTCCTCGGGTTCGTAACCCATTGCGCCTCCGACGATCGCGCCGAGCCGCTGACCGATGGTCTCACCGGTGTCCGGTGACCACTTCGCGAAGCTCGCGGCCAGGCCCGCGCCTGCGGTGAGGTTGTCCTGCAGGATTTCTGGAGTCGCGTCAGCGACGACATCGGGCTGAGCGTCATCCTCCGCCAGGTCCTGCTCCGCGACGGTAGCTGCGCCGCTTGCGACGGGCAGTGCGGCCGTCTGGCCCCCACGGGTGACGACGGCGTCGTATACGAGCGTGAAGGACTCATCGATGCGCGCATGCACCTGCACCGTCGCGCCGCCGGGGTGGCGGGTCAGCGTGGTGACCAGCCGCGCATCGTCGGCGGGAACCGCGCGCTGCTCGAACGCCGTGATCTTGGCATCCGGAAGCACCTGTGTCGCAGCGGTTTTCACTAGATTCGCCAGGTCGGTGGCACCGCGAGGCGCGTATTCCCAGACGTGCCTGCCGTCCGGTGTCGCAACGTGGCCACCGGGTATCACTGCGGCGCTGTCACCGGCGAAGTGCACGTCGAGCCAGTGCGGCTTGCGCTTGAAGCGGGTGGGCGGGATTGCGGCGTAGTCAGGCCGCGTTCCGGACGTCCGAGGAAACAAAGTGCGGAAGTCCAGATCGTGGCCGTACACGAACAGGTGCGCCATGGCCGTGGTCATCGAGTCGACCTCGTCCTGCTTGCGGGCCAGCGTCGCGATCAGTTGGGCGTCGTGCAGACCGGCGCTCGCCGTCGTAAGCCCAACCTGCATGAGCGCCACCGGGTTCGGGGCCAGCTCCAGGAACGTGGTGTGCCCGTTGTCGACGGCGTTGCGGATGCCATGCGTGAAGTACACGCTGTGCCGCAGGCCTTTCTTCCAGTAATCCACGTCGTGGATCGGGTCGGCACCGGCGCGGATCAGCTGGCCCTCGTGCACAGTCGAGAAGTAGGCGGTCTGCAGTGGGTGCGCCTCGATGCCCTGGATCTCGGCGGCGAGTTCTCCGAGCAGCGGATCCATCTGCTGGGTGTGGCTGGCGCCCTTGGTCTGGAACTTGCGCGCGAACCGGCCCTCGGACTCGGCGCGCGCGATGATCGCGTCGACCTGCTCCGGCGGTCCGCCGATGACGGTCTGGGTCGGCGCGGCGTACACACAGACTTCGAGATCGGGGAAGTCCGAGAAGACGGTCTTGATCTCGTCGGTCGAGTACTCGACAAGCGCCATCAGGCGGATGTACTCGCCGAACAGCATGGCCTCGCCCTCGCCCATCAAATGCGCGCGCGAGCAGATGGTGCGCGTCGCGTCCTCCAGCGAGAGCCCGCCGGAGAAGTACGCCGCGGCGGCCTCGCCCAGTGACTGGCCCACCACCGCACCGGGTTTCGCGCCGTGCGACTTCAGCAGCTCACCGAGCGCCACCTGGATCGCGAAGATCACGGTCTGGGTGGTCTCGATGCCGTAATCCTTCGAGTCGTCGAGGATCAGCTCGACCACCGAGTAGCCGCGCTCGTCCTGCACATGGGCGTCGACCTTGTTGATCCACTCGGCGAACGTCTCGTTGCGCAGGTACAGGCTCTTGCCCATCTTGCGGTGCTGCGCGCCGAAACCGGCGAGCACCCAGACCGGGCCATTGGTCACGGGTCCGTCGGCGCTGACCACCAGCGGGTTCGGCTTTCCGTCGGCGATGGCGCGCAGACCCTTGACCGCCTCCTCGTGGTCGTGCGCGAGAATCACGGCGCGCGAACGCCCGTGGTTGCGCCGCGACAGCGAACGGCCAATGGCCTCCAGCGACGTGCCCTGGCCGACGGGGCTCTCGATCCAGTCCGCAAGCTCGGCGGCAGTCGCCTTCTTACGCGACGTCAGGAACCCCGAAACCGCCAGTGGCACGATTGGTTTGACGGGGTTCTCGGCTTGTTCGGCTTCCAGTTCCTCGCGGGCGATCGCCAACAGGCGCTGCGCCTCGTCGGTCAGGCCGGGCAGCTCATGCTCGGCTTCGGTTGTCGCACCGTAGAATTCGGGATCGCGCTCGACATCGCCGTAATCGTCGTCTTCGTCGTCGTCCTCGACCAGCACCCCGCCGACGTACACCGCGGGCTTCTCCGGCGCCGCGGCTTCGAGGACCGGCGCCTTCTCGGGCTCGGGCTCGATGAGATCGGTCGGCAGCACCTGGCGCAGCACCAGGTGCGCGTTGGCGCCGCCGAAGCCGAAGCCGGAGACACCGGCGATGGCGATGCCGCTGTAGCGCGGCCAGTCGGAAACGACGTCGTTGACCTTGAGACGTTCGCGCTCGAAGTCGATGTAGGGGTTGGGTCCGGTGTAGTTGATCGACGGCGGCAGTTTGTCGTATTTCAGCGCCAGCGCCATCTTGGCCAGACTCGCCGCACCGGCGGCCGACTCCAGATGGCCCACATTGGATTTCACCGCACCGAGCAGCGCGGGCTTGTCCACCGGCCTGCCGCGGCCGATGACGCGGCCCAGCGCGTCGGCCTCGATCGGGTCGCCGAGGATGGTGCCGGTGCCGTGAGCCTCGACGTAGTCGACGGTCCTCGGATCGATACCGGCGTCCTTGTAGGCCTTGCGCAGAACCGCTTCCTGCGCATCGGGATTCGGGGCGAGCATGCCGTTCGAACGGCCGTCGTGGTTGACGGCGCCGCCCGCGATGACCGCGAGGATGTCGTCACCGTCGCGGCGGGCGTCCTCGAGACGCTTGAGCACGACCATGCCGCCGCCCTCGGAGCGGGCGTAGCCGTCGGCGTCCTGCGAGAAGGACTTGATCCGGCCGTCCGGCGCCAGCACGCCGCCGACCTCGTCGAAGCCCAGCGTCACCAACGGGGTGATCAGTGCATTGACACCGCCGGCGAGCACCACGTCGGCGTCCCCGGCACGCAGAGCCTTGATTCCCTCGTTCACGGCGACGAGCGACGACGAGCACGCAGTGTCGATGGCCATCGACGGCCCGCGGAAATCGTAGAAGTAGGACACCCGGTTCGCGATGACCGCGCTCGAGTTACCGGTGATGGCGTACGGGTGCGCCACCGACGGGTCGGCCACGGACATGAACATGTAGTCGTTGACCGAGCTACCGATGAAGACACCGACATTCTCGCCGCGCAGGCTGGACGCGGGAATCCTGGCGTGCTCCAACGCCTCCCACGTCAATTCGAGGGCCATCCGCTGCTGCGGATCGATGTTGTCGGCCTCCATCTTCGACAACGCGAAGAACTCGGCGTCGAAGCCCTTGATGTCGGAGATGTAACCGCCGCGGGTGCGTGCCTTCTTCACCCGCTCGGCGATGCGGGGCTCGCTGGTGAATTCCGACCACCGGCCCTCGGGCAGGTCGGTGATGGCGTCGCGGCCCTCGAGCAGCGCCTGCCACATCTCGTCCGGTGTGTTGAGGTCACCGGCGAAGCGCGTGCCGATGCCGATGATCGCGATGTTGGTGCGGCCCTCGTCGACGGTCCGCGACCAGTCCTCATCGCCGGTGAACTCCGGCTCGGGCTCGCCCTCGACGATGACGGTCGCGAGCGACTCGATGGTGGGATGCCGGAACGCCATGGTCGCCGTGACGACGACGCCGGTGTAGTCCTCGATGTCGCTGGCCATCGCGACCGCGTCACGGGACGCCATGCCCAGCTCGATCAGCGGTGCCGACTCGTTGACGGAGTCCGGCGACGTGTTCGTCGCGTTGGCGACCCAGTTGCGCATCCACTCGCGCAATTCGGGCACCGAGACATCGGTACGCTTGACCGGTGCCTCGGCTGGGGTCTCGGGTTGCTGCTGCGAATCGTCTTGTGTCTCAGCCATGTTCAGGAGATCAGTCTTCAGTCTTTTTCGTCGGGGAAATCGTTGGCGATCTTGCCCGACCGCAGACTTCCGTCCAGGTACGCCGCGCGGCAGGCCCGCCGGCCGATCTTGCCGCTCGAGGTACGCGGAATCGCGCCCGCCGCGGTGAGCAGGACGTCGCGCACCGTGACGCCATGGCGGACCGCGATGGCGGCGCGGATGTCGTCGACGATCGGGCCCATGTCGAGCTTGTGCGCACCTGGGGCGCGCTCGCCCACGATGACCAGCTGCTCTGAGGTGTCCTCGGGATCACGCTTGATACCGGCGTGGGCGTTCTGGAACACCTCGTCGGGCAGCTGGTTGGCGGGCACCGAGAACGCCGCCACATACCCGACCCGCAGCGCCTTGGTGGCCTCCTGCGCGGAGTACTCGAGGTCCTGCGGATAGTGGTTACGGCCATCGACGATCACCAGATCCTTGGTGCGGCCGGTGATGTAGAGCTCGCCGTCGTGGTAGGCACCGAGGTCGCCCGTACGCACCCAGGTAGCGTCGTCCGTCGCGCCCTCGGCATGTGACGGGTTGGTGCGCGACTTGAGGATGTTCTGGAAGGTGGCGATGGTCTCCTCGGGCTTACCCCAGTAACCGGTGCCCATGTTCTGGCCGCTGATCCAGACCTCACCGATCTGGCCGTCGGGCAGCTCGGTGGCCGAATCCGCATCGACGATGACGGCCCACTCGGCGATACCGACCTTGCCCGCGCCCGCCTGCGCGACGGCGCTGGGCGCATCGTCGGGGACCTCGACGAACGTGCCGGTGTTCAAGGCGTCCCGGTCGACGGAGATGATCTTCGGATGATCGCCCATCGGGGTGGTCGACACGAACAGCGTGGCTTCGGCCAGCCCGTAGGACGGCTTGATGGCCTGCGGCTTGAACCCGTGCGGCGCGAACGCTTCGTTGAACCTGCGCACGGTGGCCGCCGAGATCGGCTCGCTGCCGTTGAGGATGCACTTGACGACGGACAGATCCAGCGGTGGTTCGTCGTCCTTGGGCAACCCGCGCGCGGCGGCGTGATCGAACGCGAAGTTCGGAGCCACCGAGATGACACCGCCGGTGTCGTCGGGCTTGCGCGACATCTCGCGGATCCAGCGACCGGGCCTGCGGACGAACGCAGCCGGGGTCATGAAGGTGAAGTAGTGCCCGATCATCGGCGCCAACAACGCCGTGATCAACCCCATGTCGTGGAAGAACGGCAACCAGGACAGGCCGCGGTCACCCTCCTCGCCGTCGAGTGCCTCGATGACCTGCACGACGTTGGTGGCCAGGTTCAGGTGGGTGATCTGCACGCCGGTGGGGATTCGTGTCGACCCCGAGGTGTATTGCAGGTACGCGATGGTGTCGGCTTCGACGTCGACAGGCTGCCAGGTGGCGCCGACCTCGGCGGGCACCGCGTCGACCGCGATGACGCGGGGACGCTGGTTGGCCGGCCGGGTGCGGAAGAACTTGCGCACCCCTTCGGCGGCCTCGGTCGTGGTGAGGATCGCCGAGGGCTGGCAGTCGTCGAGCACGGCGTGAAGTCGGCCGACATGGCCCGGTTCGGAAGGATCGAACAGCGGTACGGCGATGCGGCCCGAATAAAGCGCGCCGAACATCGCGACGACGTAGTCGAGGTTCTGCGGACTGAGGATCGCGACCCGGTCGCCGGGCTCGGTCACCTGCTGCAGGCGCGCGGCCACGGCCCGATTTCGGGCGCCGAAGTCGGCCCAGTTCAGCTCCCGCGCCACACCGTCGCGTTCGACCGAGTAGTCGAGGAACCGGTAGGCGAGCTTGTCACCGCGAACCTTCGCCCACTTCTCGACGTGCTTGACCAAGCTGCCGTTGTCGGGGAACTTGATCAGTCCGTCTTTCAGGAACGGGTTGTGAAACCCCATTCTCACTCTCCTGTCGAAGCCTCGTTTTTGAAGCCGCTAGCACTCAATATGGACGGGCGCGCCGCTGCGTGGGTCCCTACCCTGCGCGTTTCGGCTTCGCGTCCCTCACCGCTCTTAGTTTTCTCTTAATGTTAGGCGACCGGTGGACGCAGTCCAAATCTCCGCGGTTACAGGTCAGCCATGTTTTGGGCGCGGGGCGTTATCGATCACACTCTGCGCCCAACCCAGTGTCCACTGCGGGGCAGAGGCACCATCGAGATTCCAGAATTGCGGCGTGTTGTACATCGCGTGGATCGGCTGGCCGGCGCCGCCGCTGAGCACCTCGAGCGTCCGCGGCAACTGGGTGATGTTGAAGGCCGACTCGGGCGCCGAACAAATCAGGTCGCCCGCGGCGCAGATCTCATAGACGCGGTT contains:
- the fadD32 gene encoding long-chain-fatty-acid--AMP ligase FadD32 codes for the protein MGFHNPFLKDGLIKFPDNGSLVKHVEKWAKVRGDKLAYRFLDYSVERDGVARELNWADFGARNRAVAARLQQVTEPGDRVAILSPQNLDYVVAMFGALYSGRIAVPLFDPSEPGHVGRLHAVLDDCQPSAILTTTEAAEGVRKFFRTRPANQRPRVIAVDAVPAEVGATWQPVDVEADTIAYLQYTSGSTRIPTGVQITHLNLATNVVQVIEALDGEEGDRGLSWLPFFHDMGLITALLAPMIGHYFTFMTPAAFVRRPGRWIREMSRKPDDTGGVISVAPNFAFDHAAARGLPKDDEPPLDLSVVKCILNGSEPISAATVRRFNEAFAPHGFKPQAIKPSYGLAEATLFVSTTPMGDHPKIISVDRDALNTGTFVEVPDDAPSAVAQAGAGKVGIAEWAVIVDADSATELPDGQIGEVWISGQNMGTGYWGKPEETIATFQNILKSRTNPSHAEGATDDATWVRTGDLGAYHDGELYITGRTKDLVIVDGRNHYPQDLEYSAQEATKALRVGYVAAFSVPANQLPDEVFQNAHAGIKRDPEDTSEQLVIVGERAPGAHKLDMGPIVDDIRAAIAVRHGVTVRDVLLTAAGAIPRTSSGKIGRRACRAAYLDGSLRSGKIANDFPDEKD
- a CDS encoding serine/threonine-protein kinase, producing the protein MPLAEGQELAGYTIVRSLGAGGMGEVYLAQHPRLPRYDALKVLSATVCADSEYRERFNREADIAATLWHQHIVEVHDRGDVDGQLWISMDYVDGTDAHRLLSESYPDGMPPDDVVRIITAVADALDYAHDRGLLHRDVKPANILLANYGTNNERIMLADFGIARRIGDGATTNLTATNMTVGTVAYAAPEQLMGEGIDGRADQYALSATAFQLLTGTPPFQHENPAVVISQHLTGDIPAIGARRPELSNLGPAFEKALAKSPKDRFAKCVDFARALAHRTDATISGSGPAWHSGPAAMAAHSEPTMSAHSAAAASKPRHARAETPSGRRWVLPAAVAVLVIAVAAGAFVLFDRGRDRSAEAKAPPTTASAPAPASPGGVALPVVVVGAECGTLGEAGLTETGAPAYCAHLPTTGATIWSMYPGQISSPTVTPGPDAVALPSESQQPVLVCMEQTGQSHVDCHNDILEVDDSATPTSSP
- a CDS encoding acyl-CoA carboxylase subunit beta — its product is MTNKTTAELLADLHEKLELAKEPGGEKAIAKRERKGIPSARARIHSLVDPGSFLEIGALCKTPGDPDALYGDGVVTGHATINGRPVGVFSHDQTVFQGSVGEMFGRKVAKLMEWVAMVGCPIIGINDSAGARIQDAVTSLAWYAELGRRHEMLRGLVPEISLIFGACAGGAVYSPIQTDLVVAVRDQGYMFITGPDVIKDVTGEDVTLDELGGADNQARYGNIHQVVESEEAAFQYVRDYLSFLPSNTFDDPPIVNPGMEPDLTPHDYELDSIVPDADNQAYDMMEILLRIFDDGDVFEVGAQRGQAMITAFARVDGRPVGVIANQPMYLSGSIDTEASDKATAFIRFCDSYNTPLVFVVDTPGALPGVEQEKGGIIKRGGRFFNALVEADVPKMTVIVRKAYGGGYAVMGSKQLAADLNFAWPTARIAVIGAEGAAQLLVKRFPDPTAPEVQKIRADFIEGYNLNMATPWIAAERGYIDAVIQPHETRLLLRKSLRLLRQKQITRVQRKHGLTPI
- a CDS encoding DUF4331 family protein; protein product: MSNHFTGLSLGPPLGDQRLDLCDLYAFQSPADPARTVLILNANPNADALHPEAIYRLAVDNDGDLQNDIAFSYVFSPPQEGRQSVDVYLAHGDDAKEPEAVGEKIFDAVEVSFGKNPDIHQSGGFTFFAGARSDAFFFDFDGIKNLFDTSGTRNFTSPHLAELGGKSPWTGQDSNTTANVFSTVLELPTEYLGADPDIRIWGRCSLRENGTLNHVDRAGHPSVSSFFNTDDTKLEYNASEPVRDRERWIEQFIHLMGHTGGYSREQAIAAIDREGTLPDMLTFNPAKPAKYPNGRTFTDDVIDYRLAFLTKGECPPSGLSPHTDTLSEFPYLGTPH
- the pks13 gene encoding polyketide synthase Pks13 (Pks13 is a key enzyme in mycolic acid biosynthesis.), whose amino-acid sequence is MAETQDDSQQQPETPAEAPVKRTDVSVPELREWMRNWVANATNTSPDSVNESAPLIELGMASRDAVAMASDIEDYTGVVVTATMAFRHPTIESLATVIVEGEPEPEFTGDEDWSRTVDEGRTNIAIIGIGTRFAGDLNTPDEMWQALLEGRDAITDLPEGRWSEFTSEPRIAERVKKARTRGGYISDIKGFDAEFFALSKMEADNIDPQQRMALELTWEALEHARIPASSLRGENVGVFIGSSVNDYMFMSVADPSVAHPYAITGNSSAVIANRVSYFYDFRGPSMAIDTACSSSLVAVNEGIKALRAGDADVVLAGGVNALITPLVTLGFDEVGGVLAPDGRIKSFSQDADGYARSEGGGMVVLKRLEDARRDGDDILAVIAGGAVNHDGRSNGMLAPNPDAQEAVLRKAYKDAGIDPRTVDYVEAHGTGTILGDPIEADALGRVIGRGRPVDKPALLGAVKSNVGHLESAAGAASLAKMALALKYDKLPPSINYTGPNPYIDFERERLKVNDVVSDWPRYSGIAIAGVSGFGFGGANAHLVLRQVLPTDLIEPEPEKAPVLEAAAPEKPAVYVGGVLVEDDDEDDDYGDVERDPEFYGATTEAEHELPGLTDEAQRLLAIAREELEAEQAENPVKPIVPLAVSGFLTSRKKATAAELADWIESPVGQGTSLEAIGRSLSRRNHGRSRAVILAHDHEEAVKGLRAIADGKPNPLVVSADGPVTNGPVWVLAGFGAQHRKMGKSLYLRNETFAEWINKVDAHVQDERGYSVVELILDDSKDYGIETTQTVIFAIQVALGELLKSHGAKPGAVVGQSLGEAAAAYFSGGLSLEDATRTICSRAHLMGEGEAMLFGEYIRLMALVEYSTDEIKTVFSDFPDLEVCVYAAPTQTVIGGPPEQVDAIIARAESEGRFARKFQTKGASHTQQMDPLLGELAAEIQGIEAHPLQTAYFSTVHEGQLIRAGADPIHDVDYWKKGLRHSVYFTHGIRNAVDNGHTTFLELAPNPVALMQVGLTTASAGLHDAQLIATLARKQDEVDSMTTAMAHLFVYGHDLDFRTLFPRTSGTRPDYAAIPPTRFKRKPHWLDVHFAGDSAAVIPGGHVATPDGRHVWEYAPRGATDLANLVKTAATQVLPDAKITAFEQRAVPADDARLVTTLTRHPGGATVQVHARIDESFTLVYDAVVTRGGQTAALPVASGAATVAEQDLAEDDAQPDVVADATPEILQDNLTAGAGLAASFAKWSPDTGETIGQRLGAIVGGAMGYEPEDLPWEVPLIELGLDSLMAVRIKNRVEYDFDLPPIQLTAVRDANLYAVEKLIQYAIEHRDEVDQLAESQKGQTAEEIAAAQAELMGGATTVAELEAKLAEAGHPIATEAADAEATEVTAAEAIATDAVESQVAPAIPPPPTDPRGPSASGPSQSTVAAASKVLTQEAVTEALGSDVPPRDAAERVTFATWAIVTGKSPGGIFNELPTIDDDTAAKIAERLTERVDEGTVTADHVRGAKTIEELSTTIRDYLEGGKVDGFVRTLRAPQEGSNDIPVFVFHAAGGSTVVYEPLLKRLPATTPMYGIERVEGSIEERASEYVPKLMEINGDRPFVLAGWSLGGVLAYACAIGLKKAGADVRFVGLIDAVRPGEPILQTKEETRKRWDRYARFAERTFNVEVPEIPYEELEALDDEGQVRFVLDVVSQSGVQIPGGIIEHQRTSYLDQRAIDLAEIQPYDGHVTLYMADRYHDDAIYFEPAYATRKPDGGWGEFVSELEVVPIGGEHIQAIDEPYIAKVGAHMSEALNRIESQEK